A window of Nodosilinea sp. PGN35 contains these coding sequences:
- a CDS encoding MHYT domain-containing protein, translating into MAATGWRQWPWLTGGALAMGTGIWATHFVAMLALELPMPVKYDALTTGLSLIYAVLAAGVALWLVSRPGFSWISLCTAGAVMGLAIAWMHYTGMAAMDMPAQINYRWSLVGLSVAIAVIASTVAMGFTLWSRRNPNQGNRWSANLAVVNLGLAIGGLHYTGMAGTVFLPTASLLGKTDVLIDLGVRWLGLAVGLGAGLLLLITLIMLRINQRLTRQRLQDEALAQSEHRFRTLIREMGVGVLLLNADAEILISNQAARTFLHLPESDDTTLVFGQVGILCQEDGKPFVAADLPVQRAIAQKAPLGDVVIGISAIASMPPRWLLVNVDPQLDPAGAIDRVVCTCSDITIQKQAEDAVRTVANREKAVMRIVQRMRQTLDLETIFAATTQELQQAVDCDRVWIYRFNPDWSGSVMAESLTDPTAPSTLEAMDEAERLIDREDCGARQMRNGAFDEGYLLLEDTYLKETHAETYRQDRAYHRVNDIYTEGFDACYLGFLEQWQVRAYVIVPIFAGTQLWGLLGIYTHHHPRVWTRHEVKMVLQVGAHLGTAVQQADLLRQTQQQAQDLAVAKRAADAASAAKGEFLASMSHELRTPLNAILGFTQILHDDATLANEHRDLISIVNRSGNHLLGLINNVLSLAKIEANKITLDEVAFDLAQMLQAVDDMLQLKAEARGIHLEVLPPPSLPYRLRTDEGKLRQILINLISNAIKFTPQGSITVSSRLRRNAPAPTSDSDKTHWLEIAVQDTGVGIDPEELSHLFQPFEQTQSGRRSAEGTGLGLSLSYNFAQLMGGTIAVHSTPGEGSTFTVSLPVSTATAADLEQSAATQTILHLVSHGLRHRILIADDIAESRLLMRHWLEGVGFEVREASQGQEAIELWQNWQPHLICLDMRMPVLDGYAVARQVRQSPGGSATIIVAVTASVFQEQQSDCIAAGCNAVLPKPLQREQLLEQVGRSLGLTYQYAEAGQPDAITASLSSFSLRGKEPAGDHRPLTPADFSALATDWLAKVHQAAQAADDRQVRQLIAQLPADQQSLAQRLNYLVNDFRLDIIIDLTASCITPVSL; encoded by the coding sequence TTGGCTGCCACTGGATGGCGGCAGTGGCCCTGGCTCACAGGCGGTGCCCTAGCCATGGGTACCGGCATATGGGCCACTCACTTTGTGGCCATGCTGGCCCTGGAGTTGCCAATGCCGGTTAAGTACGACGCACTCACGACAGGGCTTTCTCTAATATACGCTGTGCTGGCGGCGGGGGTAGCGCTGTGGTTGGTAAGCCGCCCAGGCTTTAGCTGGATCAGCCTGTGTACGGCGGGCGCGGTGATGGGGCTGGCGATCGCCTGGATGCACTACACCGGTATGGCCGCGATGGATATGCCCGCTCAGATTAACTATCGATGGTCTCTGGTCGGACTTTCGGTAGCCATTGCCGTCATTGCCTCCACCGTGGCCATGGGGTTTACCCTGTGGTCTCGCCGCAACCCCAACCAGGGCAATCGCTGGTCCGCCAACCTGGCCGTAGTCAATCTGGGGCTGGCGATCGGCGGTCTGCACTACACCGGTATGGCGGGTACAGTCTTTCTGCCTACCGCCTCCCTCCTAGGGAAAACCGATGTCCTGATCGATCTAGGGGTTCGCTGGCTGGGGTTAGCTGTAGGCCTTGGGGCCGGGTTACTTTTGCTGATCACCTTGATCATGCTGAGAATCAACCAGCGCCTGACGCGTCAGCGCCTTCAGGATGAGGCCTTGGCCCAAAGCGAACACCGCTTTCGCACCCTGATTCGCGAAATGGGGGTTGGGGTGCTGCTGCTCAACGCCGACGCCGAAATTTTGATTAGCAACCAGGCCGCCAGAACGTTTTTACACCTGCCCGAATCAGATGACACAACTTTGGTGTTTGGCCAGGTGGGCATTCTGTGCCAGGAAGACGGCAAACCCTTCGTCGCCGCCGATCTGCCGGTGCAGCGCGCCATTGCTCAAAAAGCCCCCCTCGGCGATGTGGTGATTGGCATTAGCGCGATCGCCTCCATGCCTCCTCGCTGGCTGCTGGTCAATGTCGACCCCCAACTCGACCCAGCGGGAGCGATCGATCGAGTGGTGTGTACCTGTAGCGACATCACCATTCAAAAACAGGCCGAAGACGCGGTACGTACCGTGGCCAACCGCGAAAAGGCGGTCATGCGGATTGTGCAGCGCATGCGTCAGACCCTCGATCTAGAAACCATTTTTGCCGCCACCACCCAGGAGCTTCAGCAGGCCGTAGACTGCGATCGCGTCTGGATTTACCGCTTCAACCCCGACTGGAGCGGGTCGGTCATGGCCGAATCCCTCACCGACCCCACCGCCCCCTCCACCCTGGAGGCGATGGATGAGGCCGAGCGGCTGATCGACCGGGAAGACTGCGGTGCCCGCCAGATGCGTAACGGGGCCTTTGACGAGGGCTATCTACTCCTAGAAGACACCTATCTCAAAGAAACCCATGCCGAAACCTATCGCCAGGATCGCGCCTACCACCGCGTCAACGACATCTACACCGAAGGATTTGACGCCTGCTACCTAGGGTTTTTAGAGCAGTGGCAGGTGCGCGCCTACGTCATCGTTCCCATTTTTGCCGGTACCCAACTCTGGGGGCTGCTGGGCATCTACACCCACCACCATCCCCGCGTCTGGACTCGCCATGAAGTAAAAATGGTGCTCCAGGTGGGGGCTCACCTGGGTACCGCCGTGCAGCAGGCCGATCTGCTGCGACAGACCCAGCAGCAGGCCCAGGACCTAGCCGTAGCCAAGCGAGCCGCCGACGCCGCCAGCGCGGCTAAGGGCGAATTCTTGGCCAGCATGAGCCATGAGCTTCGCACTCCCCTCAACGCCATTTTAGGGTTCACCCAGATTCTGCATGACGACGCTACCTTAGCCAACGAGCACCGCGATCTGATTAGCATCGTGAACCGCAGCGGCAACCACCTATTGGGGTTGATTAACAACGTTTTGTCCCTGGCTAAAATTGAGGCTAACAAGATCACCCTGGATGAGGTTGCCTTCGACTTAGCCCAAATGCTCCAGGCTGTCGACGACATGCTCCAGCTCAAGGCCGAAGCTCGCGGTATTCATCTAGAGGTCCTGCCCCCACCGTCCTTGCCCTACCGCCTGAGAACTGACGAGGGCAAACTGCGCCAGATTCTGATCAATTTGATCAGCAACGCCATCAAATTTACCCCCCAGGGAAGCATTACCGTCAGCTCCCGCCTGCGGCGCAATGCCCCGGCCCCTACCAGCGACAGCGATAAAACCCACTGGCTTGAGATCGCGGTGCAAGATACCGGAGTCGGTATCGACCCAGAAGAGCTATCTCACCTGTTCCAACCCTTTGAGCAGACCCAGTCGGGGCGGCGTTCTGCGGAGGGTACCGGACTAGGGCTATCCCTGAGCTACAACTTCGCTCAGCTGATGGGAGGCACCATCGCCGTCCACAGCACTCCTGGGGAAGGGTCTACTTTTACCGTCAGTCTCCCCGTCAGCACGGCGACCGCCGCTGACCTGGAGCAATCGGCAGCGACGCAGACTATCCTACATCTCGTCTCCCATGGTCTGCGCCACCGCATCCTGATTGCCGACGATATAGCCGAAAGCCGTCTCCTCATGCGCCACTGGCTGGAGGGCGTTGGGTTTGAGGTGCGCGAAGCCAGTCAGGGACAAGAGGCCATTGAGCTATGGCAGAACTGGCAGCCCCATCTCATTTGTCTCGACATGCGCATGCCCGTGCTCGACGGCTACGCCGTAGCTCGCCAGGTACGTCAAAGTCCCGGCGGCAGCGCCACGATTATTGTTGCCGTTACCGCCAGCGTGTTTCAAGAGCAGCAGTCAGACTGCATTGCGGCGGGCTGTAATGCGGTGCTGCCCAAGCCCCTCCAGCGAGAGCAGCTGCTAGAGCAGGTTGGCCGCAGTCTTGGCCTCACCTATCAGTACGCAGAGGCCGGGCAGCCGGACGCGATCACCGCCTCCCTTAGTTCCTTCAGCCTCAGGGGGAAAGAGCCCGCTGGCGACCATCGCCCGCTCACCCCGGCCGACTTTAGCGCCCTTGCCACCGACTGGTTGGCTAAGGTTCACCAGGCTGCCCAGGCCGCTGACGATCGGCAGGTACGCCAGCTCATCGCCCAACTGCCCGCCGATCAACAGTCCCTGGCCCAGCGGCTGAACTACTTAGTCAACGATTTTCGCTTAGATATCATCATCGATTTGACGGCTAGCTGTATCACACCCGTTTCCCTGTAG
- the argS gene encoding arginine--tRNA ligase, with product MKSTLAQLTARFDQALVAAFGPDLAGTDPMLVPTSNPKFGDYQANLAMSLAKPLKQKPRDIASQIVENLDLSDLCEPPEIAGPGFINLRFKTEYLEDQLRAMQADPRLGVEPVKTPQNVIVDFSSPNIAKEMHVGHLRSTIIGDSIARVQEFMGHDVLRLNHVGDWGTQFGMLITHLQEACPEALEAGSSVDIGDLVAFYKQAKKRFDEDDDFKTRSREAVVGLQAGDAIATKAWKALCEQSRQEFQKIYDRLDIEIQERGESFYNPLLAEVVADLEHQGLLVEDQGAKVVFVEGFTNKDGDPLPLIIQKSDGGYNYATTDLAAIRYRTQQDKADRVLYVVDAGQGNHFAQVFQVAARAGWIPDGVQFTHVPFGVVQGEDGKKFKTRSGDTIKLKDLLDEAVSRARADLEARIAAEERQETEDFIQQVAETVGIGAVKYADLSQNRTSNYIFSFDKMLALAGNTAPYMLYAYVRVQGIARKGDINLDHLPAEARLYLEDDSEFALARHLLQLDEVLGEVAQDLYPNRLCQYLFELSQKFNQFYDRCSVLQAAEPQRTSRLLLCDLTAKTLKLGLSLLGIQVLERM from the coding sequence ATGAAGTCTACACTGGCACAGCTCACCGCTCGGTTCGACCAGGCACTGGTCGCCGCCTTTGGCCCAGACCTGGCGGGCACCGATCCCATGCTGGTGCCCACCAGCAACCCCAAGTTTGGTGACTACCAGGCCAACCTGGCCATGTCTTTGGCCAAGCCGCTCAAACAAAAGCCCCGCGATATTGCCAGCCAGATCGTCGAAAACCTAGACCTCAGCGATCTCTGCGAACCGCCCGAAATTGCTGGCCCCGGCTTCATTAACCTGCGATTTAAAACCGAGTACCTGGAAGACCAGCTGCGCGCCATGCAGGCCGACCCGCGCCTGGGGGTAGAGCCGGTCAAGACGCCCCAGAACGTGATTGTAGATTTCTCCAGCCCCAACATTGCCAAAGAGATGCACGTGGGGCACCTGCGCTCCACCATCATCGGCGACTCCATTGCCCGGGTGCAGGAGTTCATGGGTCACGACGTACTCAGGCTCAACCACGTGGGCGACTGGGGCACCCAGTTTGGCATGCTGATCACCCACCTTCAAGAAGCCTGCCCCGAGGCGCTGGAGGCGGGTTCATCGGTCGATATTGGCGACCTGGTGGCCTTTTATAAGCAGGCCAAAAAGCGCTTCGATGAGGACGACGACTTCAAAACTCGCTCCCGCGAGGCCGTGGTGGGGTTGCAGGCGGGGGATGCGATCGCCACAAAAGCCTGGAAAGCCCTCTGTGAACAGTCGCGCCAGGAATTTCAGAAGATCTACGATCGCCTCGATATCGAGATTCAAGAGCGGGGCGAGTCATTCTACAACCCCTTGCTGGCCGAGGTCGTAGCAGATTTAGAGCACCAGGGGCTGCTAGTCGAAGACCAGGGGGCCAAGGTGGTCTTTGTCGAGGGCTTCACCAACAAAGACGGCGACCCCCTGCCCTTGATCATTCAAAAATCCGACGGCGGCTACAACTACGCCACCACCGACCTGGCCGCCATCCGCTACCGCACTCAGCAGGATAAAGCCGATCGCGTCCTCTACGTGGTGGATGCGGGCCAGGGCAACCACTTCGCCCAGGTGTTTCAGGTGGCGGCCAGGGCAGGGTGGATTCCCGATGGCGTCCAGTTCACCCACGTGCCCTTTGGCGTCGTGCAGGGGGAGGACGGCAAAAAGTTCAAAACCCGCTCTGGCGACACGATTAAGCTCAAGGATCTGCTGGATGAGGCGGTCAGTCGCGCCCGTGCCGACCTCGAAGCCCGCATTGCAGCGGAGGAGCGGCAGGAAACCGAGGACTTCATTCAGCAGGTGGCCGAGACCGTAGGCATCGGCGCGGTCAAGTACGCCGACCTGAGCCAAAACCGCACCAGCAACTATATCTTTAGCTTCGACAAAATGCTGGCCCTGGCGGGCAATACCGCCCCCTACATGCTCTACGCCTACGTGCGGGTGCAGGGCATTGCCCGCAAAGGGGACATTAATTTGGATCATCTCCCCGCCGAGGCCCGCCTTTACCTGGAAGACGACAGCGAGTTTGCCCTCGCCCGCCACCTGCTCCAGCTCGACGAGGTGCTGGGCGAGGTGGCCCAGGATCTCTACCCCAACCGCCTCTGCCAGTACCTGTTTGAGCTGAGCCAAAAGTTCAATCAGTTCTACGATCGCTGCTCGGTACTCCAGGCCGCAGAACCCCAGCGCACCTCGCGCCTGCTGCTGTGCGATCTGACCGCCAAAACCCTTAAACTAGGACTGTCACTGCTCGGCATTCAGGTGCTAGAGCGGATGTAA
- a CDS encoding cupin domain-containing protein: MARPHPLLSATAISNLPESTFTHPLNPRAIRHGRSLGDAIAFEHLGIHWVRVEPGHDSTQYHRHQAEEEFIYILSGRGLAEIGDETFEVGPGDFMGFVAGGLAHSLSNPFEQDLVYLVGGMRLEFDICDYPRVNTRLYRRGEQREYVELGE, from the coding sequence ATGGCTCGTCCTCACCCGCTCTTGAGCGCTACTGCCATCAGCAACCTGCCTGAATCCACCTTTACTCACCCTCTCAATCCTAGAGCAATCCGCCACGGTAGGTCGCTGGGAGATGCGATCGCCTTTGAGCATCTGGGCATCCATTGGGTGCGGGTGGAGCCGGGCCACGACTCAACCCAGTATCACCGCCACCAGGCCGAGGAGGAATTTATCTACATCCTCAGCGGGCGGGGGCTGGCGGAGATTGGCGATGAGACCTTTGAGGTTGGCCCCGGCGACTTTATGGGGTTTGTGGCGGGCGGGTTGGCCCACAGTCTCAGCAATCCCTTTGAGCAGGATCTGGTTTACCTGGTGGGGGGAATGCGGCTGGAGTTTGATATTTGTGATTACCCCAGGGTCAATACTCGGCTGTACCGCCGGGGTGAACAGCGGGAGTATGTGGAGTTGGGAGAATGA
- a CDS encoding adenylate/guanylate cyclase domain-containing protein — protein sequence MITAQSHAHEDVDILLVDDIPDNLRILSTILEADGYHCRKAISGALALNAIALAPPDLILLDITMPTMDGFAVCRQLKATPATQDIPVIFLTARDAEAEKEEAFRLGAADYIVKPFMAYEVLLRVKHQLALRWQQQQLQSQNQQLQAEIKERQLAEAELRRQRQRSEELLTNVLPFQIAQRLKEREQAIADHFDAVTILFADIVDFSTVAARLTPCELVHMLNLMFSKFDELAAIYKLEKIKTIGDAYMVAAGVPSSRPDHAQAIAQMALDMQATISDFQRPDGRPFELRIGINSGSVVAGVIGIRKFIYDLWGDTVNIASFMETTGEAGKIQVSEFTYSHLKDHFTLEPRGPVCLKSGDSMPTYWLVGREQTIPYRPPTLTLDHPNSPALCCGQPSGIGL from the coding sequence ATGATTACCGCTCAATCCCACGCTCACGAGGATGTAGATATTCTGCTGGTGGATGATATTCCAGATAATCTGCGCATTTTATCTACCATTCTCGAAGCTGACGGCTACCACTGCCGTAAGGCTATCAGCGGTGCTTTGGCGCTGAATGCGATCGCCCTGGCTCCGCCAGATCTCATTTTGCTCGATATCACCATGCCCACTATGGATGGCTTCGCGGTGTGCCGCCAGCTCAAAGCCACCCCAGCCACCCAAGATATTCCGGTGATCTTTCTCACCGCTCGCGATGCCGAAGCCGAGAAAGAGGAGGCTTTTAGGCTGGGGGCCGCAGACTATATCGTCAAGCCCTTTATGGCCTACGAGGTGCTGCTGCGGGTTAAACACCAGCTGGCCCTGCGGTGGCAGCAGCAGCAGCTTCAGTCCCAGAACCAACAGCTGCAAGCCGAGATTAAAGAGCGGCAGCTGGCTGAAGCCGAACTGCGCCGCCAGCGCCAGCGTTCTGAAGAACTGCTGACCAACGTGCTGCCGTTTCAAATTGCCCAGCGCCTCAAGGAACGGGAACAGGCGATCGCCGACCACTTTGACGCCGTCACCATTTTATTCGCCGACATCGTTGACTTCAGCACCGTGGCAGCCAGGCTCACCCCCTGCGAGCTGGTGCACATGCTCAACCTGATGTTCTCTAAATTTGACGAGCTGGCCGCCATCTACAAGCTAGAAAAAATCAAAACCATTGGCGATGCCTACATGGTGGCGGCTGGGGTACCGTCCTCTCGCCCCGATCACGCCCAGGCGATCGCCCAGATGGCCCTAGACATGCAGGCCACCATCAGTGATTTCCAACGGCCCGACGGTCGCCCCTTTGAGTTGCGCATTGGCATTAACTCCGGCAGCGTTGTAGCCGGAGTAATTGGCATTCGCAAGTTTATCTACGACCTCTGGGGCGACACTGTGAACATTGCCAGCTTTATGGAGACCACGGGCGAAGCCGGCAAAATTCAGGTATCAGAGTTCACCTACAGCCACCTCAAAGACCACTTCACCCTGGAGCCCCGCGGCCCCGTGTGCCTCAAAAGCGGCGACAGCATGCCCACCTACTGGCTGGTGGGGCGAGAACAGACCATCCCCTACCGCCCCCCGACGCTGACGCTAGACCATCCCAACAGTCCGGCCCTGTGCTGCGGTCAACCCTCGGGTATTGGCCTTTAG